The following is a genomic window from Thermoplasmata archaeon.
GAAGGCATCGGCTTCGCGATCCCGATCAACGCGGCGCTCGACGTCGCCCGCCAGATCCTCGAGCACGGGCACGTCCAGCGGGCATGGCTCGGCATCGCCGGATACGACGTGAACCGACGCCTCGCGGCGTACTACGGGATCACGGCCCGGACCGGCGTGTTCCTCGCCGAGGTGAACGCGAAATCGCCCGCGGACGTCGCGGGACTGCAGGTCGGCGACGTGATCACGTCCCTCGGCGGCCGGCCCCTGAGCGGGATCGCGGACCTCGTCGAGGCGTTACGGGAGCGGGCGTTCGGCGACACGGTCGAAGTCGATGCCGAGCGACGCGGGGTGCGGGTGCACGCGACCGTGGCGCTCGCCGTTCGGCCGTATTGATCGAGGCACGGAGCCCAACAACTTCAAATCCGGAGGCCTCATCGCCCGGTTCGTGATGCGGCCTCCCCACCCGGAAGTCTGCCCGAATTGCGGCAAGCTCACCTGGAACTGGCAGTACCTGTCCGTCCGGGTGTGGATCGAGTGCGAGCACTGCGGCTACAAGGATAGCGTCAGCAATACGCCGGTGAGCGGGGCGAACACGGACAGCACGTCGCGCAAGTCGACCCGATCGAAGGCGTAGGCCGCGTCCAGAGCGACCGCCCGTCCAGAAACATGAAGTAGGCCCACGGAGGTGCGGCCTCCGTCGAGATCCGTGGTCGCCGTCCTGCAAATCGTCGGAACCGAACTTCTGGTCATCCTCATCGGCGTCTGTTTCGCCACGCTCCTGGCCGTCATCGTCGCCGCCCTCTGGTTGCACGGGGACGCGCAGAGCCGTGGGATGGACGCGACCGTGTGGATCGTCCTGCTCATCCTCGCCTCGTTCTTCGGCGGATTCATCGGCTTCGCGATCGTCGTAGTTGTCTACCTCGTCGTGCGGGGGAACCATCCCGTCGGAGGCGCGATGCCCTACGGATACGTCCCGTACCCGGTCGCCCCGCAGGCGGCTTGTCCCGTCTGCGGCGGTCCGATGACCTGGTACCCGGAGTACCAGCGCTGGTACTGTCCGTCGTGCGGGCAATACCGCTAGCGCGTCAGGCGGCGGAACGGCGCCCGGAGCCAAGGGCCGGCGCGTCAAAAGCCTTGGGTCGCGGGGCGGCGCTTCAGGAAATCGGCCACCGGTACGTGACGAGCAGGACGAGCGCCGAGAGGCCGATGCACAAGACGACGACGACCCACGGCGGGATCTTCAGCGCCTTCTCGTCCTCTTGGTCGAAGTAGCGGATGAGGCCCGCCGCCGAGTGGAAACCGGAGTCGCGGTCGCGTGCCATGCACTCGCCGTCTCCATGCGGGATGGAATCTAAAACCTTTCGCATCCGGCCCGGGCTGCAGAGGATTAATACGCGGCTTCCGGATGGCGGCTCGCCCCCGGGGGGCCTTCGTTGGCCGAGTCCGACATCGTCTACATCGGCAAGAAGCCGACGATGAACTACGTCCTCGCCGTCGTCACTTACTTCAACGGCGGCTCGCGGGATGTCGTGGTGAAGGCCCGGGGTCGGTCGATCTCTCGCGCGGTCGACGTCGCGGAGATCGTCCGTGGCCGCTTCGTCCCGGAGGCGAAGGTCCGCGATGTGCGCATCGCGACGGAGAAGGTGACGTCGGAGGAAGGCCGCGCGACGAGCGTGAGCAGCATCGAGATCGTCTTGTCGCGATGACGCTTGGCGAGAAAGACATTTATCATCCTTCCCTTTAGCCGTCGCCGCGTGTCGCCGATCGACGTGCTGCTCCTCCTCGCCCTCTTCGCGTTCCTCGCGGGGATCGGGGGGTCGTTCCTCGGCATCGGCGGCGGCGTCTTCCTGATCCCCTTCATGACGCTCGTCCTGGGGATCGACATCAAGGTCGCAATCGCGACGAGTCTGATTGGCGTCATCGCCACATCGTCGGGCGCTGCGTCCGTATACGTGCGGGACCACCTGACGAACTTGCGGCTCGCGATGTTCCTCGAGGTCGCGACCACGCTCGGGGCGATCGTCGGTGCGGTCGCCGGACTTCTGCTCCCGGGCCCGTACCTCTTCGGCGTGTTCGGGGTCGTCGTGCTGTACGCCGCAGGGGCGATGGCGCGCACCCCCGAGACGGCGAAGGACCGGGCGTACCAGGCGGGCGAAGAGTCCCCGCTCTCGACTCGCCTGAACCTCGGGAGCGTGTACTTCGATCAGGAAGACCAGGGCGTCTACCGCTACCGCGTCGACCGTCCGGGCGCGGGCTTCGGCGTCAGCGCGACGGCCGGCCTGTTCTCCGGCCTCCTCGGCGTCGGAGGCGGCTTCATCAAGGTGCCCGCGATGAACATGCTCATGCGCGTGCCGATGAAGGCCGCGGTGGCGACGAGCAACTTCATGATCGGGGTCACGGCCGCGGCGAGTGCGTTCATCTACTACTCCCAGGGTTGGGTGAACCCGAGTTACGCGGCGATGGTGATCGTCGGCGTCTTCAGCGGCTCGAACCTCGGCACCCGGGTCCTCGTGCGGTCGAAGGCGCAGCGGGTCCGGTTCGTGTTTTCGGTCTTCCTCGCGGCGATCGGTATCTTCATGGCCATCCGGGCGGCGGGGATCGAGATGACGCTATGATGTACCCGCGCGTCGGCCTGAAGATGGTCCAGAATCGGATTGCCGCGCTGCGCCGCGCGGTCGTCGCGGAAGTCGAGGACATCAACCGCCTCATCTATCACGTCCTCCGGGGCGGCGTCGTCGTCTCGGTGGCGTTCATCGTGTTCGCTTTCATCCTGGAAAGCCTCGGCGGGGGAGACATTCCGTCGCACTCGATCGCCGCGCGCAACCTCCTCCCGCAACTCGTCCGCTTCACCCCCGCGGGCTATCTGAACCTCGGGATCCTGCTGATGATCTTCACCCCCGTGGCCCGCGTGGTGCTGAGTTTCCTGTCGTTCGCGGAGGAGCGGGACCGCACGTACGTCGTGCTGACGGCGTTCGTGCTCCTGAACCTGTCGGTGAGCGTGTTCCTGCTGGCGTGAGCCTTTAAGGCGCCCCACGCTTGCGGAGGACCGTGGACGAGGTCCTCGCCGCCGCACGCCTGGTCGATTGGTCGAAGCTCGGCGATCGGACGCTGTGCGACGCCTGCCTCGGTCGCCTCCTCGGCAAGGTCGGCCATGGACACACGAACGAGGAGCGAGGCCGCGCGATCCGGGACGTCACGGGCCGCGCGGACGGGCCGTGCTGGGTGTGCGCGGGGCTGACGGCCCGCTACGACGGGCTCGCCGAGTTCGTCGTCCGCACGCTCGGGCCGTGGGAGTACGACACGTTCCGCGTCGGCTCGCGGATCGATCGGGAAGCCTCGGCCCGCGAGGAGTCGCTGTGGTCCGACCTCGCGCTCTCCGCGGCGGAGCCGCTGAAGGCCGAAGTGAATCGCGAAGTCGGAAAGCGCGTCTCCGAGGCGGTCGACAAGGAGCCGGACGTGGCCGCGCCCGACATCGTCGCGATCCTCGACCCCGCGTTCGACCACGTGGACTTGCAGGTGAACCCGCTCTATCTCCGCGGCCGCTACCGGAAGGTCGTCCGGGGCGTGCCGCAGACCCGGTGGCCGTGCCGACGGTGCATGGGCAAGGGATGCGCGCGATGCGGCGGGACCGGCAAGATGTATCCGACGAGCGTTGAGGAGGCCATCGCCGCCGAGGTCATGCGGGAGTCCGGCGGAACGGGCCACGCGCTCCACGGGATGGGCCGCGAGGATGTCGACGCGCTCATGCTCGGCCGCGGCCGTCCGTTCATCCTCGAGATCAAGGAGCCTCGTCGCCGGCACATCGATGTCGTGTCCGCGGTCGCCCGCATCAACGCGTCCGGCATCGTCGAGGTCGACCAGCTCGTCCCGGCGCGGGGCGCCGACGTCGTCCCGTTGAAAGAGGACCGCGCGGCGAAGACGTACCGCGTCCTCTTCCGGATGGTCCCTCCCGTCGCGGAAGCAAAGCTTAAAACGGCCGTGCCAGTTTTGGTGGCCGAGCCGATCGCCCAGCGCACCCCCGAACGGGTCGTTCACCGGCGTGCGGATACCACGAGGCATCGACGCATCCTGGCGGCGGAGGTCGTCCGGGTCGACGAAGACCGCGCGGAGATCCGCGTGACGGCGGAGGCGGGGACTTACGTCAAGGAGTGGATCCACGGGGACCGCGGAAGGACGTCGCCGTCCCTCGCGGAACGGCTGGGGGTCGCCTGCGAGGTGATCGAGCTCGACGTCTTGGACGTCCACGACGACCGGTGAGACCGATGGTGAAGGCCTCGAAAGGGATCATGGAGAAGACGCGGCAGAAGTTCCGCCGCAGCCCCCGCGAGCGCGGGCTCTCCCCGATCACGCGGTCCTTCCAGACGT
Proteins encoded in this region:
- a CDS encoding preprotein translocase subunit Sec61beta; protein product: MARDRDSGFHSAAGLIRYFDQEDEKALKIPPWVVVVLCIGLSALVLLVTYRWPIS
- the albA gene encoding DNA-binding protein Alba translates to MAESDIVYIGKKPTMNYVLAVVTYFNGGSRDVVVKARGRSISRAVDVAEIVRGRFVPEAKVRDVRIATEKVTSEEGRATSVSSIEIVLSR
- a CDS encoding sulfite exporter TauE/SafE family protein — protein: MSPIDVLLLLALFAFLAGIGGSFLGIGGGVFLIPFMTLVLGIDIKVAIATSLIGVIATSSGAASVYVRDHLTNLRLAMFLEVATTLGAIVGAVAGLLLPGPYLFGVFGVVVLYAAGAMARTPETAKDRAYQAGEESPLSTRLNLGSVYFDQEDQGVYRYRVDRPGAGFGVSATAGLFSGLLGVGGGFIKVPAMNMLMRVPMKAAVATSNFMIGVTAAASAFIYYSQGWVNPSYAAMVIVGVFSGSNLGTRVLVRSKAQRVRFVFSVFLAAIGIFMAIRAAGIEMTL
- a CDS encoding DUF1634 domain-containing protein; the encoded protein is MMYPRVGLKMVQNRIAALRRAVVAEVEDINRLIYHVLRGGVVVSVAFIVFAFILESLGGGDIPSHSIAARNLLPQLVRFTPAGYLNLGILLMIFTPVARVVLSFLSFAEERDRTYVVLTAFVLLNLSVSVFLLA
- a CDS encoding tRNA pseudouridine(54/55) synthase Pus10, with product MDEVLAAARLVDWSKLGDRTLCDACLGRLLGKVGHGHTNEERGRAIRDVTGRADGPCWVCAGLTARYDGLAEFVVRTLGPWEYDTFRVGSRIDREASAREESLWSDLALSAAEPLKAEVNREVGKRVSEAVDKEPDVAAPDIVAILDPAFDHVDLQVNPLYLRGRYRKVVRGVPQTRWPCRRCMGKGCARCGGTGKMYPTSVEEAIAAEVMRESGGTGHALHGMGREDVDALMLGRGRPFILEIKEPRRRHIDVVSAVARINASGIVEVDQLVPARGADVVPLKEDRAAKTYRVLFRMVPPVAEAKLKTAVPVLVAEPIAQRTPERVVHRRADTTRHRRILAAEVVRVDEDRAEIRVTAEAGTYVKEWIHGDRGRTSPSLAERLGVACEVIELDVLDVHDDR